A genome region from Pseudanabaena sp. Chao 1811 includes the following:
- a CDS encoding AI-2E family transporter: MLDGKTIFSKYLKRFLIAAIAIYLAFRLRQTLQLLLTSLFLAGAISPIIEKITSVRINIRNWRIGLNRVWAVVLLYLVLLIIVVLAIAPAPQIILELGQFFIKLPNLLEQIQLPKGGLFNLSQEQLNRILQTQPLIDQAQNFGKEIVSQTFGFTLQIFNAIGVGILSLLITAYMVINSSSLMRRCLSPFSKRVRHEIEFLIPPITRCLGAYVVGRIGTSTLLGFCTYLTLSLFGIPYSGALGLLVAIANLVPYIGGLVALGAMFIAAWGVDFNRGAIALFICFSLQQIEAFILQPWLVAPYLNLDPFELLLSIIVGAELFGVVGAIIAPPIAGTGRILFNHFASPATTDSEE, encoded by the coding sequence GTGTTAGATGGCAAAACTATCTTTAGCAAATACCTCAAACGCTTTTTAATTGCAGCGATCGCGATTTATCTTGCCTTTCGCTTGCGTCAGACTTTGCAATTATTACTGACCAGCTTATTTTTAGCTGGAGCAATTTCCCCCATTATTGAAAAGATTACCAGCGTGCGGATCAATATTCGCAACTGGCGCATTGGTTTAAATCGAGTCTGGGCAGTTGTATTACTTTATCTAGTTTTATTAATCATCGTGGTCTTAGCGATCGCCCCAGCACCGCAGATTATTTTAGAACTTGGTCAATTTTTTATTAAGCTTCCCAATCTACTAGAGCAAATTCAACTTCCCAAAGGAGGACTATTCAATCTCAGTCAAGAACAGCTCAATCGCATTCTCCAAACTCAACCACTCATAGATCAAGCTCAAAATTTTGGTAAGGAAATTGTGAGCCAGACCTTTGGGTTTACTCTCCAAATTTTTAATGCGATCGGTGTGGGCATTTTAAGTCTCTTGATTACTGCCTATATGGTGATCAATTCCAGTAGTTTAATGCGGCGATGTTTAAGCCCTTTTTCTAAAAGAGTTCGCCATGAAATCGAATTTCTGATTCCACCCATTACCCGATGTCTGGGAGCCTATGTGGTCGGTCGCATCGGTACTTCGACTTTGTTGGGATTCTGTACTTACTTAACCCTCTCTCTATTTGGCATTCCCTATTCAGGAGCATTAGGGTTATTAGTAGCGATCGCTAATCTTGTGCCCTATATCGGTGGTTTAGTTGCCCTAGGTGCGATGTTTATTGCTGCATGGGGTGTAGATTTTAATCGAGGGGCGATCGCTCTTTTTATCTGCTTTAGTCTGCAACAGATTGAAGCTTTTATTCTCCAACCGTGGCTCGTCGCCCCCTATCTCAACCTCGATCCCTTTGAACTTCTACTTTCCATCATTGTCGGTGCAGAGCTATTTGGAGTAGTCGGCGCAATCATCGCTCCACCGATCGCAGGCACGGGCAGAATACTCTTCAATCACTTTGCTAGTCCTGCTACAACTGATTCGGAAGAATAA
- a CDS encoding ABC transporter permease, with product MNYGYEAIAIGRRILLELFRTYRTLLLWVIFPISMLLLNGFVLAEGSKITTAESFKLAAPASLIGSALFFSCLGGTMSTIVAERESLTIKRLLISPINGISYFLGIFFAYAAIGVGQTLIIYTVAAFWEVRFSGSIAVGALVILASIGSYVGMGFVLATKFARKVEDVNSLVAGFGVPLLMLGGAFFPTTFLSKDLLLITQFNPVYHMSEAFTALSTDSKSLTSTDMLIHLRFLVGFFIVAIASGWLAYKRMLRKESHL from the coding sequence ATGAACTATGGGTATGAAGCGATCGCGATCGGGCGACGTATTTTATTAGAACTATTTCGGACATACCGCACCTTGCTCCTGTGGGTAATCTTCCCCATTTCGATGCTCTTGCTCAATGGCTTTGTCTTGGCGGAAGGCTCAAAAATTACAACTGCCGAATCTTTCAAACTGGCTGCTCCTGCCTCATTAATTGGCTCAGCCCTATTTTTTAGCTGTCTCGGCGGCACGATGTCCACCATTGTCGCTGAGCGGGAAAGTCTGACCATTAAACGTTTATTAATTTCCCCAATTAACGGAATTTCTTATTTCTTAGGTATTTTCTTTGCCTATGCCGCGATTGGCGTGGGGCAAACCCTGATTATCTATACCGTAGCTGCCTTTTGGGAAGTGCGCTTTAGTGGATCGATCGCGGTGGGAGCCTTAGTGATCTTGGCGAGCATTGGTTCCTATGTGGGAATGGGATTTGTCCTTGCCACTAAATTTGCGCGTAAGGTCGAAGATGTGAATTCGCTAGTGGCAGGTTTTGGCGTACCGCTATTGATGTTAGGTGGTGCGTTTTTCCCTACCACCTTTTTATCGAAGGATTTACTGTTAATCACCCAATTCAATCCTGTCTATCACATGAGCGAAGCTTTTACAGCCCTCTCAACCGATAGCAAATCTTTAACCAGTACAGACATGCTGATCCACTTGCGATTTTTAGTAGGATTTTTTATTGTGGCGATCGCCTCAGGATGGCTTGCCTATAAACGGATGTTACGAAAAGAAAGTCATTTATAA
- the pip gene encoding prolyl aminopeptidase, whose translation MRELYPAIEPYHQGFLQVSDLHTIYFEESGNPQGQPVVILHGGPGGGSQPIYRQYFDANWWRIVQFDQRGCGQSTPHAELRENTTWHLVEDIETLRKYLNIDRWTVSGGSWGSTLALSYSQTYPEYCKALILRGIFLLRKKELDWFYQEGASYFFPDAWEEYLQPIPIDERDDMISAYYRRLTSDDQQVRSQAARAWSIWEASTSKLIPDASLIERFGTEDFADAFSRLECHYFMNKGFFTSEQQLLQNIDRIRHIPTVIVQGRYDVVCPMFTAWELHQAFPEAEFVIVPDAGHSMTEVGIRSALIEAGDRMSDGKSRQSSAKS comes from the coding sequence ATGCGCGAACTATATCCAGCGATCGAGCCATATCACCAAGGATTCCTCCAAGTCTCAGATTTACACACAATTTATTTTGAAGAATCAGGCAATCCTCAAGGTCAACCCGTCGTAATTTTGCATGGCGGACCTGGAGGTGGTAGTCAACCGATTTATCGACAGTATTTTGATGCTAATTGGTGGCGAATTGTCCAATTTGATCAACGTGGCTGTGGTCAAAGTACACCCCATGCAGAACTTCGTGAAAACACCACATGGCATTTGGTGGAGGATATTGAAACTTTACGGAAATATCTGAACATCGATCGCTGGACTGTGTCAGGAGGCAGTTGGGGCAGTACCCTTGCGCTTTCCTATAGCCAAACCTATCCCGAATATTGCAAGGCTCTAATTTTGAGGGGTATCTTTCTGCTGCGAAAAAAAGAACTGGATTGGTTTTATCAAGAGGGAGCTAGTTACTTTTTCCCAGATGCTTGGGAAGAATACCTGCAACCGATCCCTATCGATGAACGTGACGATATGATTTCCGCTTACTATCGTCGTCTTACCAGTGATGACCAACAAGTGCGATCACAAGCTGCCCGTGCTTGGTCAATTTGGGAGGCAAGCACTAGTAAGTTGATTCCTGACGCATCATTAATTGAGCGCTTTGGGACAGAAGATTTTGCTGATGCCTTTTCCCGACTTGAGTGCCATTATTTTATGAATAAAGGCTTTTTCACATCTGAACAGCAGCTATTGCAAAACATTGATCGCATTCGCCATATTCCAACGGTGATTGTCCAAGGTCGTTATGACGTAGTGTGCCCCATGTTTACGGCTTGGGAATTACATCAAGCTTTTCCCGAAGCAGAATTTGTAATTGTTCCTGATGCGGGACACTCCATGACTGAGGTGGGTATCAGGAGTGCATTGATCGAGGCTGGTGATCGTATGTCAGACGGTAAATCCAGACAAAGTAGCGCTAAATCATAA
- a CDS encoding glycosyltransferase family 4 protein: protein MSKIMAGKKRLKTSISIITQFYPPDYAATGQFIYDLATALVQEGFDVSVFTGMPGYAFRQMDVEHQEQINGVFVRRTGSIHLMSKRIRNKVVSSVLFLLRCVIKFRRKSIRGSHLVLTSAPPFLGLIGWFYNKIFGHTYSCIIYDVYPEVAVRLRVVAPDHWIIKFWEFVNLKVWERAESLIVLSEPMKQLLVKKNKYLADKIHVIHSWADPKFIRPLAKSENWFARQYGLTDCFVVLYSGNLGRCHDSRTILKCMQLLSDRPDIKFLFIGNGVGSQVVAKAIAAGELPNVLQLPYQDREVLPFSLTACDLSLVSILPNVGDTIAPSKIYGILAAERPVAVICPPNNYLREMVDQGDCGSYFDNGDAQGLADYICWLAANPQIQERLGKNARRFLELYYTIDQAIPRYIEALGLKKHYETGNTRPQSPQSPICH, encoded by the coding sequence ATGAGTAAAATAATGGCAGGTAAAAAGCGCTTAAAAACTAGCATTAGTATAATTACTCAGTTTTATCCACCTGATTATGCAGCGACTGGACAATTTATATATGACTTAGCTACTGCGCTAGTGCAAGAGGGCTTTGATGTCAGTGTGTTTACGGGAATGCCAGGATACGCCTTTAGACAAATGGATGTAGAACACCAAGAGCAGATTAATGGTGTATTTGTAAGGCGGACTGGTTCGATCCATCTGATGTCTAAGCGTATTCGCAATAAAGTTGTTAGTAGTGTGTTGTTCCTCCTCCGATGTGTAATTAAATTTCGGCGTAAAAGTATACGCGGTTCGCATTTAGTTTTAACTTCAGCTCCACCGTTTTTGGGATTAATTGGTTGGTTTTATAACAAGATTTTTGGGCATACCTATAGCTGCATTATTTATGATGTTTATCCTGAAGTAGCTGTGCGCTTGCGGGTCGTTGCTCCCGATCATTGGATCATCAAATTTTGGGAATTTGTAAATCTTAAGGTTTGGGAGAGGGCGGAATCTTTAATTGTGTTAAGTGAGCCAATGAAGCAGCTCTTAGTCAAAAAAAACAAATATTTGGCTGACAAAATTCATGTGATTCATAGCTGGGCAGATCCTAAATTTATTCGTCCCCTTGCTAAGTCGGAGAATTGGTTTGCTCGACAATATGGACTAACTGATTGTTTTGTAGTGCTGTACTCAGGCAACTTAGGGCGCTGTCATGATAGTCGGACAATTCTCAAATGTATGCAGTTGCTGAGCGATCGCCCTGATATTAAATTTTTGTTCATAGGCAATGGTGTTGGCTCACAGGTTGTGGCTAAAGCGATCGCCGCAGGTGAACTGCCAAATGTGCTGCAATTGCCTTACCAAGATCGGGAAGTTCTGCCCTTTTCTCTTACAGCCTGTGATCTCTCTTTAGTAAGCATTTTGCCGAATGTTGGTGACACGATCGCCCCATCGAAAATCTATGGCATCTTAGCGGCGGAGCGACCCGTTGCCGTAATCTGTCCTCCCAATAACTATTTACGTGAAATGGTGGATCAAGGAGACTGTGGCAGTTACTTTGATAATGGTGATGCACAGGGTTTGGCGGATTACATTTGTTGGCTAGCGGCAAATCCCCAGATTCAAGAAAGACTTGGCAAAAATGCCCGTAGATTTCTGGAGCTTTATTACACGATTGATCAAGCTATCCCTAGATATATTGAAGCTCTGGGGCTAAAAAAGCATTATGAGACTGGAAATACCCGACCACAATCTCCTCAATCTCCTATTTGCCATTAA
- a CDS encoding YraN family protein, whose amino-acid sequence MTKKVGDRGEMLVAQLLQAQGWEILATQWRCRWGELDLIACDRQWLIFVEVKTRSDRNWDGDGILAITPQKQTKLIQAASLFLCQHPELATLACRFDVALVRRINRDRSYQMSQDLNKQQPQVLSEFCLQTYIEQAFIT is encoded by the coding sequence ATGACCAAGAAAGTAGGCGATCGCGGGGAAATGTTGGTGGCACAACTTTTGCAAGCGCAGGGTTGGGAAATCTTAGCGACGCAATGGCGGTGTCGGTGGGGAGAATTAGATTTGATCGCTTGCGATCGCCAATGGTTAATCTTTGTTGAGGTTAAAACTCGTAGCGATCGCAACTGGGATGGTGATGGCATTTTGGCAATTACACCGCAAAAACAAACCAAACTGATTCAAGCTGCCTCGCTATTTTTATGTCAACATCCAGAGCTAGCGACATTGGCTTGTCGGTTTGATGTTGCTCTAGTACGCCGCATCAATCGCGATCGCAGTTACCAGATGTCACAGGATCTCAACAAGCAACAGCCTCAAGTCCTATCAGAATTTTGCTTACAGACCTATATAGAGCAAGCTTTTATAACCTAA
- a CDS encoding pentapeptide repeat-containing protein, with product MKITDFSLRNFIFKAINLLLCLALIVIGAKPVAADVYVKAFLEGADFSGRSLQGYQFNESDLRNASFVNADAQGVSFFAANMKEANLTGANLSNSTLDNARLDKADLTNVVLEGSFAYGTSFNNVIIDGADFTDVDLRPPIRKKLCQFAKGQNPKTGRLTRETLECN from the coding sequence ATGAAAATCACAGATTTTAGCTTACGCAATTTTATCTTCAAAGCCATCAATTTATTGTTGTGCTTAGCTCTGATCGTAATTGGGGCTAAACCTGTTGCGGCAGATGTATACGTAAAAGCCTTTCTCGAAGGAGCTGATTTTTCTGGGCGATCGCTTCAAGGCTATCAATTCAACGAATCCGATCTACGGAATGCCTCCTTTGTCAATGCTGATGCCCAAGGAGTTAGTTTCTTCGCTGCCAATATGAAAGAGGCAAACTTGACAGGAGCAAATCTAAGCAATAGCACTCTTGATAATGCGCGGCTTGACAAAGCAGACTTAACTAACGTGGTTTTAGAGGGTTCCTTTGCCTATGGCACTTCTTTTAATAACGTGATTATAGATGGTGCTGATTTTACTGATGTAGATTTAAGACCACCAATTCGCAAAAAGCTGTGTCAATTTGCTAAGGGTCAAAACCCTAAAACTGGCAGACTAACTCGTGAAACCCTTGAATGTAACTAG
- a CDS encoding SpoIIE family protein phosphatase, with translation MQLNETSNDLSSGRLLQRSLLPQSLPSYPGLDIAAEVWTAVDLGGDYYQFLEQSGTLAVAIADSSGKSVAGAIHAALFKGQLDAYAQQGRLQNPASMLNSLNQLLCKSGTDDAIAFCYGAIDLLTYDLHLGNAGIPGPLIYRAETNTCEEVVNPAIALGRFDSATYRATARALHEGDIAIFFSDGLFEATNEQGEEFGRSKGQMISPLRQTVIKLAQRPAIEILHGLKKALDVFSGLDIPEDDVSIVVIKLKQKVHFSELRNCPYLEALQAWERSEETDESALLRGTRLAEALAWAEGQTDLSRIDRNFLEASARINEREQLMAARAADADRLEKLSQELEKSLDAERRQRVIAEMGEINEKIVALTISSEALYLSNNHIEAMIAGVIGGVQLKRLTTQVDASTLDNLRANTQIRAITALEQVVYGTHEYNRLEGHGFWVNKVCYSRDGKFIASASSDRTIKIWNISGILLQTLVGHTNWVTSVAFSPDGNLLVSGSRDNMVKIWQRNAETGDFEPQPIATLRGHEGPVLDVCFSNDGEMIASASEDTTIRLWKSDGTVIRTLRGGHDRWVTCVAFHPNSKSLVSGSADRNLIIWNIQGVPIRHLRGHDSFVESVAYAPNGLAIVSGSRDRTVKMWGSDGILLKSFYGHSDKVWSVAFSNDNHTIASSGFDRTIRVWDIEQGLISTFQGHGDVVHSIAFSPDGKTLASASRDTTVKLWVIRGTPLRTLMGHTDEVSCVVVSPNSKFLASACKDKTVNLWNANGTLEAVLEGHNDKVNCVTFSPDSSTILTAGADACIKIWHTDGTLIDTLSAHRAEIYSVVYRCDGQVFASCSADGTVRVWSADGKWLQTLTGHSGEVYSIDFSPDGSMLASASKDKLINLWSWDGTLLKTLDGHSAEVYTVSFNPNGKMLASGSMDQSVKLWSIEGELIKTLNGHSAEVTSICFSPDGKSIVSASEDSTIQFWSGDGTLLRTFNGHQGRVRSVCFSPNGKILVSTGEDRKIIMWNLDLENLLMRGCQWLQEYLRTNINETVK, from the coding sequence ATGCAGTTAAATGAAACTTCCAATGACCTATCAAGTGGCAGATTGCTTCAAAGAAGCTTATTGCCACAGAGCTTGCCTTCTTATCCTGGGCTAGATATTGCTGCGGAAGTTTGGACAGCAGTAGATCTTGGTGGGGACTATTACCAATTCTTAGAGCAATCAGGGACATTGGCAGTAGCGATCGCTGATTCTTCAGGTAAATCCGTTGCAGGCGCGATTCATGCCGCTTTGTTTAAAGGTCAGCTTGATGCCTATGCGCAGCAGGGTAGGTTACAAAATCCTGCGTCAATGCTGAATTCTTTAAATCAACTACTCTGTAAAAGTGGGACTGATGATGCGATCGCCTTTTGTTATGGAGCGATCGATCTGCTCACCTATGACCTGCATTTAGGGAATGCGGGTATTCCAGGTCCTTTGATTTATCGGGCGGAAACTAATACTTGCGAAGAAGTCGTTAATCCTGCGATCGCCCTTGGTCGTTTTGACAGTGCTACTTACAGAGCCACAGCTCGGGCGCTGCATGAAGGCGATATTGCAATCTTTTTCAGTGATGGGCTATTTGAAGCCACTAATGAGCAGGGCGAAGAATTTGGCAGATCGAAGGGGCAAATGATCTCGCCACTGCGTCAAACGGTTATTAAACTAGCACAACGACCAGCGATCGAGATCTTACATGGCTTAAAAAAAGCACTGGATGTATTTTCAGGGCTAGATATTCCTGAAGACGATGTTTCGATCGTAGTGATCAAACTCAAGCAAAAGGTACATTTTTCGGAGCTGCGTAACTGCCCATATCTGGAAGCATTGCAGGCATGGGAGCGATCTGAAGAAACGGATGAGTCAGCTCTATTGCGGGGTACACGTTTAGCTGAGGCACTGGCTTGGGCAGAGGGGCAGACTGATCTATCGCGCATTGATCGTAATTTTTTAGAAGCATCGGCGAGGATTAATGAACGCGAGCAATTGATGGCAGCCCGTGCCGCCGATGCTGATCGTCTTGAAAAGCTGAGTCAAGAACTCGAAAAAAGCCTTGATGCCGAACGTCGCCAGCGTGTAATTGCGGAGATGGGCGAGATCAATGAAAAAATTGTGGCGCTAACCATTTCTTCGGAAGCCCTCTATTTATCTAACAATCATATTGAAGCGATGATTGCAGGCGTAATTGGTGGTGTCCAGCTAAAACGCCTAACTACTCAAGTTGATGCCAGTACTCTCGACAATCTCCGTGCTAATACCCAAATTCGAGCGATCACAGCTTTAGAGCAAGTTGTCTATGGAACCCATGAATATAATCGTCTCGAAGGACATGGATTCTGGGTTAACAAAGTTTGCTATTCTCGCGATGGTAAGTTTATTGCCTCTGCAAGTAGCGATCGCACGATCAAAATCTGGAATATTTCAGGAATTTTGCTCCAAACATTAGTGGGGCATACGAACTGGGTCACTAGTGTTGCCTTTAGCCCCGATGGAAATCTACTAGTTTCAGGTAGTCGGGACAATATGGTCAAAATTTGGCAACGTAATGCCGAAACAGGGGATTTTGAACCACAACCGATCGCTACTTTGCGGGGGCATGAAGGCCCTGTGTTGGATGTCTGCTTTAGTAATGATGGCGAAATGATTGCCTCAGCTAGTGAAGATACGACGATTAGGCTGTGGAAAAGTGATGGCACGGTGATTCGGACTTTGCGTGGTGGTCATGATCGCTGGGTAACTTGCGTTGCTTTTCACCCCAACAGTAAGTCCCTCGTGTCAGGAAGCGCCGATCGCAATCTGATTATTTGGAATATACAGGGTGTACCGATCAGGCATTTACGGGGACATGATAGCTTTGTCGAAAGTGTTGCCTACGCCCCTAACGGTCTTGCGATTGTTTCTGGAAGTCGCGATCGCACTGTCAAAATGTGGGGTTCCGATGGCATTTTACTTAAAAGTTTTTATGGACATTCCGACAAGGTATGGAGTGTCGCTTTTAGTAATGACAATCACACCATTGCTTCTAGTGGCTTTGATCGCACTATCCGTGTCTGGGATATTGAGCAAGGCTTAATATCGACATTTCAAGGACATGGGGATGTCGTGCATAGTATTGCCTTTAGTCCTGACGGAAAAACTCTTGCTTCTGCCAGCAGAGACACCACGGTCAAGCTTTGGGTAATTCGTGGTACACCCTTAAGAACCTTGATGGGACATACAGATGAAGTTTCTTGCGTTGTCGTTAGCCCCAACTCCAAATTCCTCGCCTCTGCTTGTAAAGATAAAACAGTTAATCTGTGGAATGCTAATGGCACATTAGAGGCAGTACTTGAAGGTCATAACGACAAAGTCAACTGTGTGACCTTTAGCCCAGACAGTTCCACCATTCTCACCGCAGGAGCGGATGCCTGCATTAAAATTTGGCACACCGATGGAACCCTAATTGATACACTTAGTGCCCACCGAGCCGAAATTTATAGTGTGGTCTATCGTTGTGATGGACAAGTTTTTGCATCCTGTAGTGCCGATGGTACAGTCAGAGTCTGGAGTGCTGATGGTAAATGGTTACAAACTCTTACTGGTCACTCAGGTGAGGTCTATAGTATTGACTTTAGTCCCGACGGCAGTATGCTTGCTTCCGCCAGCAAAGATAAATTGATTAACCTCTGGAGTTGGGATGGTACTCTCCTGAAAACCCTAGATGGGCATAGTGCTGAAGTCTATACAGTTTCCTTTAACCCCAATGGCAAAATGCTGGCTAGTGGCAGTATGGATCAGAGTGTAAAACTATGGAGCATTGAAGGAGAATTAATTAAAACTCTAAATGGACATAGCGCGGAAGTAACCAGCATATGTTTTAGCCCCGATGGTAAGTCGATAGTCTCTGCTAGTGAAGATTCTACAATCCAGTTTTGGAGTGGAGATGGGACACTCTTACGCACCTTTAATGGTCATCAAGGACGGGTCAGGAGTGTTTGCTTTAGCCCCAATGGCAAAATCTTAGTATCAACTGGTGAAGATCGGAAAATCATTATGTGGAATCTTGATCTGGAAAACCTATTAATGCGAGGCTGCCAATGGTTACAAGAATATCTAAGAACAAATATAAATGAGACTGTCAAGTAA
- a CDS encoding IS256 family transposase — protein MNIRKELLDELLQECKTPPDLFGEGGILKQLTTALVERALEAELSTHLGYGKHEPRPEGQTNSRNGYSQKKVQGDFGVAEIAVPRDRQGEFEPQMVKKGQSRLSGLDEKIIALYARGMSVRDIQAQLQEMYGVEVSPTLISNVTDAVIDEVKQWQNRPLEAVYPIVFLDCLVIKVRDNGRVINKSLYFALGVNMDGYKELLGMWISPNEGAKFWLSVLTEIHNRGVKDILIACVDGLTGFPNAIETVFPKTQVQLCIVHMVRNSVAFVPWQQRKQVCADLKAIYSAATESEAEFNLELFAEKWDKQYPSISKSWRSHWANIIPFFAFPTEIRRAIYTTNAIESMNSSLRKVIKSQQIFPSDDAAFKLVYLAMRNISKKWTMPIRDWKPALNRFAILFEDRLHV, from the coding sequence ATGAATATACGCAAAGAATTGCTCGACGAATTGCTGCAAGAATGTAAAACACCACCTGACCTATTCGGAGAAGGAGGCATTCTGAAACAACTGACGACCGCATTAGTGGAGCGAGCATTGGAAGCAGAACTATCAACCCATCTGGGATACGGTAAGCACGAACCTAGACCAGAAGGACAAACCAACAGTCGCAACGGTTATAGCCAGAAAAAAGTGCAAGGTGACTTTGGCGTAGCCGAAATCGCAGTCCCCCGAGATCGGCAAGGGGAGTTTGAACCGCAGATGGTGAAGAAAGGACAAAGTCGCTTGTCAGGACTAGATGAAAAGATCATTGCTCTCTACGCACGAGGTATGAGTGTCAGGGATATTCAAGCCCAGTTGCAAGAAATGTATGGTGTTGAAGTATCACCAACACTTATTTCCAATGTTACAGATGCAGTAATTGACGAGGTGAAGCAATGGCAAAACCGTCCCCTTGAAGCAGTCTATCCAATCGTCTTTCTGGACTGTCTAGTCATCAAAGTCCGAGACAATGGCAGAGTGATTAACAAATCCTTGTACTTTGCCTTGGGCGTGAATATGGACGGGTACAAGGAATTACTGGGTATGTGGATTTCTCCGAATGAAGGTGCGAAATTCTGGTTGTCAGTACTCACCGAAATTCACAACCGTGGGGTCAAAGATATTTTGATTGCCTGTGTCGATGGCTTGACTGGTTTCCCTAATGCGATTGAGACGGTATTTCCTAAAACTCAGGTGCAGTTATGCATTGTCCACATGGTCAGAAACTCGGTCGCTTTTGTACCTTGGCAACAACGCAAGCAAGTTTGTGCTGACCTCAAGGCTATTTATAGCGCGGCGACGGAATCGGAGGCTGAGTTTAATCTCGAACTCTTTGCTGAAAAGTGGGACAAGCAATATCCATCAATCTCCAAGTCTTGGCGCAGTCATTGGGCAAACATTATCCCCTTCTTTGCTTTCCCGACCGAGATTCGCAGGGCGATTTATACCACCAATGCGATTGAGTCGATGAACAGTAGTTTGCGGAAGGTGATTAAATCCCAACAGATTTTTCCCTCTGATGATGCTGCTTTCAAGCTCGTTTATTTAGCAATGCGGAATATCTCGAAGAAGTGGACGATGCCGATTCGTGATTGGAAACCTGCTCTTAATCGCTTTGCCATCCTCTTCGAGGATCGTCTCCACGTCTAG
- the devC gene encoding ABC transporter permease DevC yields the protein MLAIPLAWLQLTYQKGRLAIAIAGIMFAVILIAMQLGFQEALFKSAVLLHLNLRSDLILIHPSSNNLLNLRQFPRRRLYQAEGFAGVKSVHPVYIGLAVWNAPELGVKEDILAIGVSPQAHPFLFPNIQPDLEKTLLPDVVLFDRGSREDFYGAVAAQYEAAIAQGKILTKEVTNRAITIGGLFTMGVSFASNGTLITSEQNFLRIFPDRPIGNINLGLVQLEKSAQAISIRDAMRSQLDQDVKILTRQEFIDLELNYWSEATPIGFIFGLGVIMGFIVGVVIVYQVLYKDVSDHLAEYATLKAMGYSNFFLFRLILQESLLLSLCGFLPALSICAVLYSITQNATGLLMDLNSDRIVQLFLLTVAMCAISGTLSLRKVQTADPAEIFD from the coding sequence ATGTTAGCGATTCCTTTAGCATGGCTACAACTTACCTATCAAAAGGGACGCTTAGCGATCGCGATCGCAGGGATTATGTTTGCGGTAATTCTAATTGCGATGCAGTTAGGTTTTCAGGAGGCTTTATTTAAAAGTGCAGTGCTACTACACCTGAACTTACGTAGCGACCTAATCTTAATTCATCCCAGCTCTAATAACTTGCTCAATCTCAGGCAGTTCCCTCGTCGTCGTCTGTACCAAGCGGAAGGATTTGCAGGTGTTAAGTCAGTGCATCCTGTATATATTGGCTTAGCTGTATGGAATGCTCCTGAATTGGGGGTCAAAGAGGATATTTTAGCGATCGGAGTTTCTCCTCAAGCTCATCCTTTCCTATTTCCCAATATTCAACCAGATTTAGAGAAAACGCTACTCCCCGATGTCGTTCTATTCGATCGCGGTTCAAGAGAAGATTTTTATGGTGCTGTGGCTGCTCAATATGAAGCAGCGATCGCCCAAGGCAAAATTCTCACGAAAGAAGTTACTAACCGTGCCATTACTATTGGTGGGTTATTTACCATGGGAGTCTCTTTTGCTTCCAATGGCACGTTGATTACAAGTGAACAAAATTTCCTACGCATTTTCCCTGATCGTCCTATAGGCAATATTAATTTGGGCTTAGTGCAATTGGAAAAAAGTGCACAGGCGATCTCCATTCGAGATGCCATGCGATCGCAGCTAGATCAGGATGTGAAAATATTAACTAGGCAAGAATTTATCGATCTAGAGCTAAATTATTGGTCAGAAGCCACCCCGATTGGTTTTATCTTTGGCTTAGGCGTGATTATGGGCTTTATCGTTGGTGTCGTTATTGTCTATCAAGTTTTATACAAAGATGTTTCTGATCATCTTGCGGAATATGCCACGCTCAAAGCTATGGGCTATAGCAACTTCTTTCTATTCAGGCTGATTTTGCAAGAGTCATTGCTTTTATCTTTATGTGGATTTTTACCCGCCCTATCAATTTGTGCCGTTCTCTATAGCATTACTCAAAATGCAACGGGCTTATTAATGGATTTAAATAGCGATCGCATTGTGCAATTATTTTTGTTAACGGTGGCGATGTGTGCAATTTCTGGAACACTATCCCTGCGCAAAGTCCAAACTGCTGATCCTGCGGAAATATTTGACTAA